The proteins below come from a single Jaculus jaculus isolate mJacJac1 chromosome 12, mJacJac1.mat.Y.cur, whole genome shotgun sequence genomic window:
- the LOC123453787 gene encoding 40S ribosomal protein S16-like gives MRSKGPLQSVQVFGRKKTSTAVAHCKRGNGLIKVNGRPLEMIELQYKFLEPVLLLGQERFAGVDIRVRVKGGGHVAQIYAIRQSISKALVAYYQKYVDEASKKEIKDILIQYDRTLLVADPRRCEAKKFGGPGARARYQKSYR, from the coding sequence ATGCGGTCCAAAGGCCCACTGCAGTCGGTTCAGGTCTTCGGACGCAAGAAGACGTCCACCGCCGTGGCGCACTGCAAACGCGGGAACGGCCTCATCAAGGTGAACGGACGCCCGCTGGAGATGATCGAGCTGCAGTACAAGTTCCTGGAGCCTGTTCTGCTTCTGGGCCAGGAGCGATTTGCTGGTGTGGACATCCGGGTCCGTGTGAAGGGTGGTGGTCATGTGGCCCAGATCTATGCTATCCGGCAGTCCATTTCCAAAGCCCTGGTGGCCTATTATCAGAAGTATGTGGATGAGGCTTCCAAGAAGGAGATCAAAGACATCCTCATCCAGTATGACCGCACCCTGCTGGTAGCCGACCCACGGCGCTGCGAAGCCAAGAagtttggaggccctggggcccgAGCTCGCTACCAGAAATCCTACCGATAA